A genome region from Clostridium pasteurianum includes the following:
- a CDS encoding DUF2161 domain-containing phosphodiesterase produces MNSTKDIKEENLSRPVEDFLIGQGYTVRSEVEDCDIAAVKDDVLLAVELKKNLTVKLLSQAVKRQKTADIVYIAVLKPKKLRMNSSLKDIYHLIRRLELGLIWVSFRGDKSFIEISVEPEAFDRKKSMTRNDKKRKKIINEIKNRHKNLNVGGSTQKKLVTAYREQAIFIACCLSRFGNMSPSALKKLGTDAKKTSSILYNNHYGWFDRIDRGVYGLNEFGKKALCTYKELSEYYYERLEKKEEL; encoded by the coding sequence ATGAATTCAACTAAAGATATAAAGGAAGAAAATCTCAGTCGGCCTGTTGAGGATTTTTTAATTGGTCAGGGATACACTGTGAGAAGTGAAGTGGAGGACTGTGATATAGCAGCTGTTAAAGATGATGTGCTTTTAGCAGTTGAACTTAAAAAGAATTTAACAGTAAAATTGTTATCACAGGCGGTTAAGAGGCAAAAGACGGCAGACATTGTTTATATAGCTGTTTTAAAGCCTAAAAAATTAAGAATGAATTCAAGTTTAAAAGATATATATCATCTCATACGAAGGCTTGAACTAGGCTTAATATGGGTTTCATTTAGGGGTGACAAATCATTTATTGAAATATCCGTAGAGCCTGAGGCTTTTGATAGAAAAAAAAGTATGACTAGGAATGATAAAAAGAGAAAAAAAATAATTAATGAAATAAAAAATAGACACAAAAATTTAAATGTTGGGGGGAGTACTCAGAAAAAACTTGTAACTGCATACCGGGAGCAAGCTATTTTTATTGCCTGCTGCCTTAGTAGGTTTGGAAATATGTCACCTTCAGCTTTAAAGAAACTAGGAACTGATGCAAAAAAGACTTCATCCATTCTATATAACAATCATTATGGTTGGTTTGACAGGATAGATAGAGGAGTATATGGGTTAAATGAATTTGGCAAAAAAGCACTCTGCACGTATAAAGAACTTTCAGAATATTATTATGAAAGGCTTGAAAAAAAGGAGGAATTATAG
- a CDS encoding deoxyribonuclease IV — protein sequence MLNIGCHLSVAKGFEHMGKEAISIGANTFQFFTRNPRGGKAKDIDEEDIKALIKLTKENNFAAILGHAPYTLNACSGSEDTRKFALQAMADDLKRMELIPGNFYNFHPGSHVKQGVEVGINYIVDMLNAILKPEQNTTVLLETMAGKGTEVGRSFEELKEILDRVELSNKMGVCLDTCHVHDAGYDIVNNLDGVLLEFDKVIGLNKLYAIHLNDSKNPLGSHKDRHEKIGKGAIGIEAITRIINHPKLKGIPFFLETPNELSGYAEEIKLLRSLYRE from the coding sequence ATGTTAAACATAGGATGTCATTTATCTGTAGCAAAAGGTTTTGAACATATGGGAAAAGAGGCTATAAGCATTGGGGCAAATACTTTTCAGTTTTTTACACGCAATCCGAGGGGTGGAAAAGCAAAGGATATAGATGAAGAGGACATAAAAGCTTTGATTAAGCTTACTAAAGAAAATAATTTTGCAGCAATTCTAGGTCACGCACCATATACTTTAAATGCTTGTTCTGGCAGTGAAGATACTAGAAAATTTGCGCTTCAAGCTATGGCAGATGATTTAAAGCGAATGGAACTTATACCAGGTAATTTTTATAATTTTCATCCAGGGAGTCATGTTAAACAGGGCGTAGAAGTGGGAATTAATTATATAGTAGATATGCTTAATGCCATTTTAAAGCCGGAGCAAAATACTACAGTACTTCTTGAAACAATGGCCGGTAAAGGTACTGAAGTTGGAAGAAGCTTTGAGGAATTAAAGGAAATTCTAGATAGAGTGGAGCTTTCAAATAAAATGGGAGTTTGTTTAGACACCTGCCATGTTCATGATGCTGGTTATGATATTGTAAATAATTTGGATGGAGTTCTCCTTGAGTTTGATAAGGTGATTGGATTAAATAAGCTTTATGCCATTCATTTAAATGATAGTAAAAATCCTCTTGGAAGCCATAAGGATCGTCACGAAAAGATAGGAAAAGGGGCTATAGGTATTGAGGCAATTACAAGAATTATTAATCATCCAAAGCTTAAAGGTATTCCGTTTTTTCTTGAGACACCAAACGAGCTCAGTGGATATGCTGAAGAAATTAAATTACTTAGAAGCTTATATAGGGAGTAA
- the thiC gene encoding phosphomethylpyrimidine synthase ThiC: protein MDYTTQMDAAKKNITTGEMKVVSEKENMDIDELKKLMSEGKIVIPANKNHKALSAEGVGQGLATKINVNLGISKDCQNVDMEIEKVKTAIAMKAEAIMDLSSFGKTEEFRKKLIGMSKAMVGTVPVYDAVGFYDKELKDITAQEMIDVVEKQAQDGVDFMTIHAGINRETAEIFKRNKRTMNIVSRGGSLLYAWMELNKKENPFYEYYDKILDICEKYDVTISLGDACRPGCLNDSTDPSQITELIRLGELTKRAWDRNVQVMVEGPGHMALNEIKSNMIIEKKLCHGAPFYVLGPIVTDIAPGYDHITSAIGGAIAAANGADFLCYVTPAEHLRLPNVDDMKEGIIASKIAAHAADIAKNVKGAREWDNKMAEARQKLDWKAIFDLSIDKEKAVRYRKESTPADPDTCTMCGKMCAVRNMNKVMEGKDVNILRD from the coding sequence ATGGATTACACAACTCAAATGGATGCAGCAAAAAAAAATATAACAACAGGGGAAATGAAAGTAGTTTCTGAAAAAGAGAATATGGATATTGATGAATTAAAGAAACTAATGTCGGAAGGTAAAATAGTAATACCGGCTAATAAAAATCACAAGGCTTTAAGTGCAGAAGGTGTTGGACAGGGATTAGCAACAAAAATAAATGTAAATTTAGGTATATCAAAGGACTGCCAGAATGTTGATATGGAGATTGAAAAAGTTAAAACAGCTATAGCTATGAAGGCTGAAGCTATTATGGATTTAAGCTCTTTTGGTAAAACTGAAGAATTTAGAAAAAAATTAATTGGAATGTCAAAAGCTATGGTAGGGACTGTTCCGGTATATGATGCAGTTGGTTTTTATGATAAAGAATTAAAGGATATAACTGCACAGGAAATGATAGATGTAGTTGAAAAGCAGGCACAGGATGGTGTTGATTTCATGACTATCCATGCGGGAATAAACAGAGAGACAGCTGAAATCTTTAAAAGGAATAAAAGGACTATGAATATAGTTTCAAGAGGTGGTTCTCTTTTATATGCGTGGATGGAATTAAATAAGAAAGAAAATCCTTTTTATGAGTATTACGACAAGATATTAGACATATGCGAAAAGTATGATGTTACAATAAGTCTTGGAGATGCATGTAGACCTGGATGCTTAAATGATTCTACTGATCCAAGCCAGATAACAGAACTTATTAGATTAGGTGAGCTCACAAAAAGGGCATGGGACAGAAATGTACAGGTTATGGTAGAGGGACCTGGACATATGGCTTTAAATGAAATAAAGTCTAACATGATTATAGAAAAGAAATTGTGTCATGGAGCACCTTTTTATGTACTTGGACCTATTGTTACCGACATAGCACCTGGATATGATCACATAACGAGTGCTATAGGTGGGGCTATTGCTGCGGCAAATGGTGCCGACTTTTTATGCTATGTTACACCAGCTGAACATCTAAGGCTTCCAAATGTTGATGATATGAAAGAGGGAATTATAGCTTCAAAGATAGCAGCCCATGCAGCAGATATTGCTAAGAACGTAAAAGGAGCAAGAGAATGGGACAACAAAATGGCTGAGGCAAGACAAAAACTTGATTGGAAAGCTATATTTGATTTATCAATAGATAAAGAAAAGGCTGTAAGATACAGAAAGGAATCCACACCTGCCGATCCAGATACATGTACTATGTGCGGTAAAATGTGTGCTGTAAGGAATATGAACAAGGTTATGGAAGGTAAGGATGTAAATATACTTAGAGATTAA
- a CDS encoding Ig-like domain-containing protein → MKLKRILSTFLTAVFISTTAIGTNSVYADTQSTPTLDLAVTPNNEGNYNDLKWGISGMSQSYSYKLYSKKSTENEFQSIPCKGTDTDKVNVLNVYPDVGNNLKGWMENSNSEDSNGYGRGIIKVDGVSIDDFNANPQNYLKKDNNNDWNYDVVMFGSWDLNNSKDMNATSENVVESFIKSGRGVLCGHDTIDCNQPKTYFDKLSSYLNMEYVGGRIGDVSSIAISKKGLLTDYPWKIGDVGKTLTVPVSHSWGQKAHGDIWMKYNINDSTLSNFYLTTWNNTAMIQTGHSDGQATPDEQKVLANTLFYLAQVTDKTSWEDHKGQDVDAPTKPTITSVNNDITKNQVSINFNSSTDNGSTYDYYVEATNKSDGSKITSDKKESTITTGLKGYSIVVDENPNTDPGKEIKTTSTNYVVTGSHKKDFYVHIAAIDNANNESEVIHQKISAVSGINLNKTSDEIYTGHTDTLTAAVTPDDAVNKDVTWTSSNPSIATVDETGKITGVKAGTATITAATANGTSAACTVTVKPTTIALNKTTDKIDIGGTDTLTAAVTPKDVSDKGVTWQSSDPSIVTVDEDGKVTGVGVGTAVIMAATADGKIAACTVTVKEPTTIKLNKEKDTIDVGQGDTLTAVVTPDEIASQGVTWSTSDKTIATVDASGKITGVKAGTVMVTATTADGKTASCTVTVKDPTTIVLNKTTDKIDVGGTDTLTALITPLDIANSGASWTSSDPSIATVDITGKITGMKAGTAVITAATTDGKTATCTVTVKEPTTIKLNKTTDTMDVGQTQVLIATITPEEMASKGGKWTTSDQSVVNVDITGKVTAVKPGTAVITATTDDGKTATCTITVKYPTTIALNKTTDTLEAGTTDALTAAVTPDEIASKGVTWSTSDKTIATVDASGNVIALGVGTATITATTADGKTATCTVTVTPEINRDKAVLYVTMINGQTKMYNMTMEDVNKFISWYRLKSTGVGALDYAINVPSISSSIIKTDYIAFDKISSFEVHDYTKSSVKSKYLTKITLNKTTDTLKAGETDALVATVTPDEVSSKGVTWSTSDKTIADVDSTGKITALKDGTATITATTDDGKTAECTVTVTQAANHDEAELDITMINGETKRYDVTMDEVNNFIAWRNLRAAGVGEPFYKFDLTRQTNSSVVKTDYVTFDQIASFDAEDESN, encoded by the coding sequence ATGAAATTAAAACGAATTTTAAGTACATTTTTGACGGCTGTGTTTATATCTACTACGGCTATTGGAACTAATAGTGTGTATGCAGATACACAGAGTACACCAACTTTGGATTTAGCAGTTACGCCTAATAATGAAGGAAATTACAATGATCTTAAGTGGGGTATATCTGGTATGTCTCAAAGTTATTCATACAAATTATATTCTAAAAAATCAACGGAGAATGAATTTCAAAGTATACCTTGTAAAGGCACAGATACAGACAAGGTTAATGTTTTGAATGTTTATCCAGATGTAGGAAATAATTTAAAAGGGTGGATGGAAAATTCTAATTCAGAGGATAGTAATGGATATGGTAGAGGTATTATAAAAGTTGATGGAGTTTCTATTGATGATTTTAATGCCAATCCGCAAAATTATTTAAAAAAGGATAATAATAACGATTGGAATTATGATGTTGTCATGTTTGGATCTTGGGACTTAAATAATAGTAAAGATATGAATGCTACTAGTGAAAATGTTGTAGAATCATTTATCAAAAGCGGACGAGGTGTTTTATGTGGACATGATACTATAGATTGTAACCAACCTAAAACTTATTTCGATAAATTAAGCTCTTATCTAAATATGGAATATGTTGGTGGGCGTATTGGAGATGTATCCTCTATAGCTATAAGTAAAAAGGGACTTTTGACAGATTATCCATGGAAAATAGGAGATGTTGGTAAGACTTTAACAGTTCCTGTGTCTCATTCGTGGGGACAAAAAGCACATGGAGACATATGGATGAAATATAATATTAATGATAGTACTTTATCTAATTTTTATCTAACTACATGGAACAATACAGCAATGATTCAGACGGGACATTCAGACGGACAAGCAACTCCAGATGAACAAAAAGTACTTGCAAATACTTTATTTTATCTAGCACAGGTAACAGATAAAACAAGCTGGGAAGATCACAAAGGACAGGATGTAGATGCGCCTACAAAGCCTACTATAACTTCAGTAAATAATGATATAACAAAGAATCAAGTTTCTATAAATTTCAATTCTTCAACAGATAATGGAAGCACATATGATTATTATGTTGAAGCAACCAATAAGTCTGATGGCAGTAAAATAACTTCTGACAAAAAAGAATCAACTATAACAACTGGACTAAAAGGATATTCTATAGTAGTAGATGAGAATCCCAATACTGATCCCGGAAAAGAAATTAAGACAACCTCAACAAATTATGTTGTGACTGGATCACATAAGAAGGATTTTTATGTACACATTGCAGCAATAGATAATGCCAATAATGAGTCAGAAGTAATACATCAAAAAATCAGTGCTGTTTCTGGAATAAATCTTAATAAAACATCAGATGAAATATATACAGGGCATACAGATACATTAACAGCGGCAGTTACACCTGATGATGCAGTGAATAAAGATGTAACATGGACATCTAGTAATCCATCAATAGCAACTGTAGATGAAACAGGAAAAATAACAGGAGTAAAGGCAGGAACAGCAACAATAACTGCAGCAACGGCTAATGGTACAAGTGCTGCATGTACAGTAACTGTAAAACCAACAACAATAGCTTTGAACAAAACTACAGATAAAATAGATATTGGTGGGACAGATACATTAACAGCAGCGGTTACACCAAAGGATGTTTCAGATAAAGGAGTAACATGGCAATCTAGTGATCCATCAATAGTAACTGTAGATGAAGACGGAAAAGTAACAGGAGTAGGAGTAGGAACAGCAGTAATAATGGCAGCAACAGCTGATGGAAAAATTGCAGCCTGCACAGTAACAGTAAAAGAACCGACAACGATAAAATTAAATAAAGAAAAAGATACAATAGATGTTGGTCAGGGAGATACTTTAACAGCAGTAGTTACACCAGATGAGATTGCAAGTCAAGGAGTAACCTGGAGTACAAGTGATAAGACAATAGCAACAGTAGATGCATCAGGAAAGATAACAGGAGTAAAAGCAGGAACAGTAATGGTAACAGCAACGACAGCCGATGGAAAAACAGCAAGTTGTACAGTAACTGTGAAAGATCCAACAACAATAGTATTAAATAAAACTACAGATAAAATAGATGTAGGTGGAACAGATACATTAACAGCATTGATTACACCATTAGATATTGCAAATAGTGGTGCATCATGGACATCCAGTGATCCATCAATAGCAACAGTAGATATAACAGGAAAGATAACAGGTATGAAAGCTGGAACTGCAGTGATAACAGCAGCAACAACTGACGGAAAAACAGCAACTTGCACGGTAACTGTAAAAGAACCAACAACAATAAAATTAAATAAAACTACTGATACAATGGATGTAGGACAGACACAAGTGTTGATAGCAACAATCACACCTGAGGAAATGGCAAGTAAGGGTGGAAAGTGGACTACAAGTGATCAGTCAGTAGTGAATGTAGATATAACGGGAAAAGTAACGGCAGTAAAACCTGGAACAGCAGTAATAACTGCAACAACAGATGATGGAAAAACAGCAACATGTACGATAACTGTAAAGTATCCCACAACAATAGCCTTAAATAAAACTACAGATACATTGGAAGCAGGAACAACAGATGCACTTACAGCCGCAGTTACACCAGATGAAATAGCAAGTAAGGGAGTAACCTGGAGTACAAGTGATAAAACAATAGCAACAGTAGATGCATCAGGAAATGTAATAGCTTTGGGGGTAGGAACAGCAACAATAACAGCAACAACTGCTGATGGAAAAACAGCAACTTGTACAGTAACAGTAACTCCGGAAATAAATCGTGATAAGGCAGTATTATATGTAACTATGATAAATGGACAAACTAAAATGTATAATATGACAATGGAAGATGTTAATAAATTTATATCCTGGTACAGATTAAAATCAACAGGTGTTGGTGCTTTAGATTATGCTATTAATGTACCTAGTATTTCTTCAAGCATAATAAAAACAGATTATATTGCATTCGATAAAATATCATCCTTTGAAGTACATGATTATACGAAAAGTTCAGTAAAATCAAAATATCTTACTAAAATAACTTTGAATAAGACTACAGATACATTGAAAGCAGGAGAGACAGATGCACTTGTAGCAACGGTTACACCAGATGAAGTTTCTAGTAAAGGAGTAACGTGGAGTACGAGTGATAAGACAATAGCAGATGTGGACAGTACAGGAAAAATAACAGCATTAAAGGATGGTACAGCAACAATAACAGCAACAACAGATGATGGAAAAACTGCAGAATGCACAGTAACAGTAACTCAAGCAGCAAATCATGATGAAGCAGAATTAGATATAACCATGATAAATGGAGAAACTAAAAGATATGATGTAACAATGGATGAAGTTAATAATTTTATAGCATGGCGTAATTTAAGAGCAGCAGGAGTTGGAGAACCATTCTATAAATTTGATTTAACACGACAGACTAATTCAAGTGTAGTAAAAACAGATTATGTTACATTTGATCAAATAGCTTCTTTTGATGCAGAGGACGAATCAAACTAA
- a CDS encoding DNA alkylation repair protein: MDDFNKMVQKQLFDLADEKYRKFSASLLPNVNNILGVRLPELRKLAKKIAKDDWRNFINVSDGKYFEENMLQGMVIGYAKMDIEKRLKYITEFIPKINNWSLCDSFCNGLKFTVDNMEKVFEFIKPYLLSEKEFEVRFAVVMILDFYINEGYINEILKLFDTVKHSGYYAKMAVAWAVSICYVKFPSETMEYLKNNTLDDFTYNKALQKITESFRVDKDTKNNIRSMKRAK; this comes from the coding sequence ATGGATGATTTTAATAAAATGGTTCAAAAGCAATTGTTTGACTTAGCGGATGAAAAGTACAGAAAGTTTTCAGCGTCCCTTTTACCTAATGTAAATAATATTTTAGGTGTCAGATTGCCTGAACTTAGAAAATTAGCTAAAAAGATTGCAAAAGATGATTGGCGTAATTTTATAAATGTTTCAGATGGCAAGTATTTTGAAGAAAATATGCTTCAGGGAATGGTTATTGGTTATGCTAAAATGGATATCGAAAAACGTCTCAAATATATTACTGAGTTTATACCTAAAATTAATAACTGGTCTTTATGCGATAGCTTTTGTAATGGATTAAAGTTTACTGTGGATAATATGGAGAAAGTTTTTGAATTCATTAAACCTTATTTATTATCCGAGAAAGAATTTGAAGTTAGGTTTGCTGTTGTGATGATACTTGACTTTTATATAAATGAAGGATATATAAATGAAATTTTAAAATTATTTGATACTGTAAAACATTCTGGATATTATGCCAAAATGGCAGTTGCGTGGGCAGTTTCTATTTGCTATGTAAAATTTCCAAGTGAAACTATGGAATATCTTAAAAATAATACTTTAGATGATTTTACATATAACAAAGCTTTGCAAAAAATCACTGAATCATTTAGAGTAGATAAGGATACAAAAAATAATATAAGAAGCATGAAAAGAGCAAAGTAA
- a CDS encoding Ig-like domain-containing protein: protein MKLKRILSTLVAAVFIVTTAIGTNSVYADEQSTPTLDLTVTPNNAGNYNDLKWDISGMSQGYSYRLYSKESGETQFQSIPCKGTTTDTVNVLNIYPDQGDNLKGWMENANSEDAHGYGKNIIKVDAYSIDDFNANPDKYLKDSNGNWKYDVIYLGAWNANNYKDISINAEKLIEEFIQSGRGYLGGHDTIWMQLCNLEKLKKFLNIKTALYTDNPLSTFSNEPFNDYQKNANTDFNVYSPHVGGNSVSILKKGLLTDYPWNIVNENRTLSIPYSHTTGQFAYGDIWMKFINYNGCEISSPEGKGTNNFYLTTWNNTGMIQTGNSDGQATPDEQKILANTLFYLAQVTDKTSWEDHKGQDVDAPTKPIITSANNDIAKNQVSINFNPSTDNGSTYDYYVEATNKSDGSKITSEKKEATITTGLKGYSIVVDENPNTDPGKEIKTTSTNYVVTGSHKKDFYVHIAAIDNANNESEVTHQKISAVSGINLNKTSDEIYTGHTDTLTASVTPDDAVNKDVTWTSSNPSIATVDETGKITALEAGTATITAATANGTSASCTVTVKPTTIALNKTTDKIDIGGTDTLTAAVTPKDVADKGLTWRSSNKSIATVDKSGKVTGVGVGTAVIMVATADGEIDSCTVTVKKPTTIKLNKVKDIIDVGGADTLTAIVTPDEISSQGVTWQSSDSSIATVDASGKITGVKAGTVTVTATTADGKTASCTVTVKDPTTIALNKTTDKIDVGGTDTLTALITPLDIANSGAAWQSSDPSIATVDITGKITGVKAGTAVITAATADGKTATCTVIVKEPTTIKLNKTTDTMDVGQTEVLTATITPDEIASQGGTWTTSDSTVATVDITGKVTAVKPGKVVITAKTVDGKTASCTITVKYPTTITLNKTTDTLEAGTTDALTATVTPDEIASKGVTWSTSDKTIATVDASGNVIALGVGTTTITATTADGKTATCTVTVIPEINRDKAVLCVTMVNGQTKIYNVTMDSVNKFISWYRLKSTGVGALYYGISEINKSNSSIVKTDYIAFDKISSFEVDDYTKSSVKSKYLTKITLNKATDTLKAGETDALTATVTPDEISDKGVIWSTSDKTIADVDVSGKITALKDGTAVITATTDDGKTASCTVTVTQAANHDDALLSITMTNGQTKKYNIKMDTVNDFISWINLRSTGVGEPFYKFDLTQCSAPSIAETDYVTFDKIVSYNAEDESN, encoded by the coding sequence ATGAAATTAAAAAGGATTTTAAGTACATTGGTGGCAGCTGTGTTTATAGTTACTACTGCTATTGGAACTAATAGTGTGTATGCAGATGAACAAAGTACACCTACATTGGATTTAACCGTTACGCCTAATAATGCCGGAAATTACAATGACCTTAAGTGGGATATATCTGGTATGTCGCAAGGTTATTCTTATAGGCTTTATTCGAAGGAATCAGGAGAAACCCAATTTCAAAGTATACCTTGTAAAGGTACAACTACAGATACAGTTAATGTTTTAAATATTTATCCGGACCAAGGAGATAATTTGAAGGGGTGGATGGAAAATGCAAATTCAGAGGATGCACATGGATATGGAAAAAATATTATAAAAGTAGACGCATATTCCATAGATGACTTTAATGCTAATCCAGATAAATATTTAAAGGATAGTAATGGAAATTGGAAATATGATGTTATTTATTTAGGAGCGTGGAATGCTAATAATTATAAAGATATATCAATAAATGCAGAAAAGTTAATAGAGGAATTTATTCAATCTGGTAGAGGATATTTAGGTGGACATGATACAATATGGATGCAATTATGTAATCTCGAGAAATTAAAAAAATTCTTAAATATAAAAACAGCTTTGTATACAGATAATCCTTTGTCGACATTTTCAAATGAACCTTTTAATGACTATCAAAAAAATGCGAATACTGATTTTAATGTATATTCACCTCATGTTGGAGGAAACAGTGTAAGTATATTAAAAAAAGGATTGTTGACAGATTATCCGTGGAATATAGTAAATGAAAATAGAACATTAAGTATACCATATTCTCATACAACTGGGCAATTTGCTTATGGAGATATATGGATGAAATTTATAAATTATAACGGATGTGAAATATCAAGCCCTGAAGGAAAAGGAACAAACAATTTTTATTTAACTACTTGGAACAATACAGGTATGATACAAACAGGAAATTCAGATGGACAAGCAACTCCAGATGAACAAAAGATATTAGCGAATACACTGTTCTATTTAGCACAAGTAACAGATAAAACCTCATGGGAAGATCATAAAGGACAGGATGTAGATGCACCAACTAAGCCTATTATAACTTCAGCTAACAATGATATAGCAAAGAATCAAGTTTCTATAAATTTCAATCCTTCAACGGATAATGGAAGTACATATGATTATTACGTTGAAGCAACAAATAAATCTGATGGCAGCAAAATAACTTCTGAGAAAAAAGAAGCAACTATAACAACAGGATTAAAGGGATATTCTATAGTAGTAGATGAGAATCCAAATACTGATCCCGGAAAAGAAATTAAGACAACATCAACAAATTATGTTGTGACTGGATCACATAAGAAGGATTTTTATGTACACATTGCTGCAATAGATAATGCCAATAATGAGTCAGAAGTAACACATCAAAAAATCAGTGCTGTTTCTGGAATAAATCTTAATAAAACATCAGATGAAATATATACAGGGCATACAGATACATTAACAGCATCAGTTACACCTGATGATGCAGTGAATAAAGATGTAACATGGACATCTAGTAATCCATCAATAGCAACTGTAGATGAAACAGGAAAAATAACAGCACTAGAAGCAGGAACAGCAACAATAACTGCAGCAACGGCTAATGGTACAAGTGCCTCATGTACAGTAACCGTAAAACCAACAACAATAGCTTTGAATAAGACTACAGATAAAATAGATATTGGTGGGACAGATACATTAACGGCAGCAGTTACACCAAAGGATGTTGCAGACAAAGGTTTAACATGGAGATCTAGTAATAAATCAATAGCAACTGTAGATAAATCTGGAAAAGTAACAGGGGTAGGAGTAGGAACAGCGGTAATAATGGTTGCAACTGCTGATGGAGAAATTGATTCATGTACAGTAACAGTAAAGAAACCGACAACGATAAAATTAAATAAAGTAAAAGATATAATAGATGTTGGCGGAGCAGATACATTGACAGCAATAGTTACACCAGATGAGATTTCAAGTCAAGGAGTAACATGGCAATCAAGTGATTCATCAATAGCAACAGTAGACGCATCAGGAAAGATAACAGGGGTAAAGGCAGGAACAGTAACGGTAACAGCAACGACAGCCGATGGAAAAACAGCAAGTTGTACGGTAACAGTGAAAGATCCAACAACAATAGCGTTAAATAAAACTACAGATAAAATAGATGTAGGTGGAACAGATACATTAACGGCATTGATTACACCATTAGATATTGCAAATAGTGGTGCAGCATGGCAATCCAGTGATCCATCAATAGCGACCGTAGATATAACAGGAAAGATAACAGGTGTGAAGGCTGGAACAGCAGTGATAACAGCAGCAACAGCTGATGGAAAAACAGCAACTTGCACAGTAATTGTAAAAGAGCCAACAACAATAAAATTAAATAAAACTACTGATACAATGGATGTAGGACAGACAGAAGTATTAACGGCTACAATTACACCTGATGAGATTGCAAGTCAGGGTGGAACATGGACTACAAGTGATTCAACAGTAGCAACTGTAGACATCACAGGAAAAGTTACAGCAGTAAAGCCAGGAAAAGTAGTAATAACAGCGAAAACAGTTGATGGCAAAACTGCATCATGCACAATAACTGTAAAGTATCCAACAACAATAACCTTAAATAAAACTACAGATACATTGGAAGCAGGAACAACAGATGCACTTACAGCCACAGTTACACCAGATGAAATAGCAAGTAAAGGAGTAACCTGGAGTACAAGTGATAAGACAATAGCAACCGTAGATGCATCTGGAAATGTAATAGCATTAGGAGTAGGAACAACAACAATAACAGCAACAACAGCTGATGGAAAAACAGCAACTTGTACAGTAACAGTAATTCCAGAGATAAATCGTGATAAGGCAGTGCTATGTGTAACTATGGTAAATGGTCAGACTAAAATATATAACGTAACAATGGACAGTGTTAATAAATTTATATCCTGGTATAGATTAAAATCGACAGGTGTAGGTGCACTATATTATGGTATTAGTGAGATTAATAAATCTAATTCCAGTATAGTAAAAACAGATTATATTGCATTTGATAAAATATCATCTTTTGAAGTAGATGATTACACGAAAAGTTCAGTAAAATCAAAATATCTTACTAAAATAACTTTGAATAAGGCTACAGATACATTGAAAGCAGGGGAGACAGATGCACTTACAGCAACGGTTACACCAGATGAAATATCAGATAAAGGAGTAATCTGGAGTACAAGTGATAAAACAATAGCAGATGTAGATGTTTCAGGAAAGATAACAGCATTAAAAGACGGAACAGCAGTAATAACAGCAACAACAGACGATGGAAAGACAGCATCATGTACAGTAACAGTAACTCAGGCAGCAAACCACGATGATGCACTATTGTCTATAACGATGACAAATGGACAAACTAAAAAGTATAATATAAAAATGGATACTGTTAATGATTTTATATCATGGATTAATTTAAGATCAACTGGAGTTGGAGAACCATTTTATAAGTTTGATTTAACACAATGCTCTGCTCCAAGTATAGCAGAAACAGACTATGTTACATTTGATAAAATAGTTTCCTATAATGCAGAGGATGAATCAAATTAA